The genomic window TACGCGCGCGAGCTGGCCGACCTGATCGGCGGCTCGCCCGACGACGTGCTGCGCGTGTCGGGCAAGACCGGCATGGGCGTGGAGGACCTGCTCGACCGGGTCGTCGAGCGCATCCCCGCGCCGACGGGCGACGCCGACGCGCCGGCGCGCGCCATGATCTTCGACTCGGTGTACGACAGCTACCGCGGCGTCGTCACGTACGTCCGGATGGTCGACGGACGACTGAACCCGCGCGAGCGGATCCAGATGATGTCGACGAAGGCGACGCACGAGATCCTCGAGATCGGCGTGAGCGCGCCCGAGCCGACGCCCACGAAGGGCCTCAGCGTCGGCGAGGTGGGCTACCTCATCACCGGGGTGAAGGACGTGCGCCAGTCGAAGGTCGGCGACACGGTCACCTCGGCGGCCAAGCCGGCCGCCGATGCGCTGGCGGGCTACACCGAGCCGCTGCCCATGGTGTTCTCGGGCCTCTACCCGATCGACGGCAGCGACTACCCCGAGCTGCGTGAGGCCCTCGACAAGCTCAAGCTGTCGGATGCGGCGCTCGTCTACGAGCCCGAGACCTCGGTCGCGCTCGGGTTCGGGTTCCGTGCCGGCTTCCTGGGCCTGCTGCACATGGAGATCGTGACCGAGCGGCTCCGCCGCGAGTTCGGGCTCGACATCATCAACACGGCGCCGTCGGTGGTCTACGAGGTCACCACGGAAGACAAGAAGACCGTCACGGTGACCAACCCGAGCGAGTTCCCGACCGGCGGCAAGATCGCCGAGGTGCGCGAGCCCGTCGTGCGCGCGGCGATCCTCGCACCGAAGGACTACGTCGGCACGATCATGGAGCTCTGCCAGTCGCGCCGCGGCACGCTGCTCGGCATGGAGTACCTCGGCGAGGACCGGGTCGAGATCCGCTACAACATGCCGCTCGGCGAGATCGTCTTCGACTTCTTCGACAACCTGAAGTCGAAGACGGCCGGCTACGCCTCGCTCGACTACGAGCCGGCCGGCGACCAGGCCGCCGACCTCGTCAAGGTCGACATCCTCCTCCAGGGCGAGCAGGTCGACGCGTTCAGCGCGATCGTGCACCGCGACAAGGCGTACGCGTACGGCGTGCTGATGACCGGCCGCCTGCGCGAGCTCATCCCGCGGCAGCAGTTCGAGGTGCCGATCCAGGCCGCGATCGGCGCCCGGATCATCGCGCGCGAGTCGATCCGCGCGATGCGCAAGGACGTGCTCGCCAAGTGCTACGGCGGCGACATCACGCGCAAGCGCAAGCTCCTCGAGAAGCAGAAGGAGGGCAAGAAGCGCATGAAGATGGTCGGCCGCGTCGAGGTGCCCCAGGAGGCGTTCATCGCCGCGCTCTCGGGCGAGACCGAGAAGAAGGACGCCAAGAAGTAGCCGCTCCGCGTCGCGGGACTTCGGTCACGCAGGCCCGCCCCGCTCCGCCGCGAGAATCGTCGCATCACCGCGCGGCTGCGACCGCGCCGCCGGTGCGAGTCGAGGAGGACGCGATGGGCGGATGGCGGGCCGGCGTGGCCGGGTGGATCGCTCGCGTGCTGGGGATCCTGTACGTGGCGCTGCTCTGGTGGGCGTGGTGGCAGGAGTCGCAGGCGCGACGCGAGCCCAGGATGGGCGAGGACACGGCCGCGGGCTCGTGGTTCGAGCAGTGGGCCGTGCTCACGCACCTGCTGCCCGCGATCGTGCTGCTCGTGGTGCTCGTGCTCGCGTGGCGGTGGCCGGTCGTCGGGGCGATCGGGTTCCTCGCCTACGCGGTGATCACGGTCGTCAGCTGGTTCCCCGAGTGGGTCTACGCGGGCCTGGTCACCGGCCCGCCGCTCGTGATCGGCATCCTGTTCCTCGTCGAGGCGCTGGTCCAGCGTCGTCGCACAGGCACGGTCCAGCACGCCGCGTCGTAGAATCGGGGGATGCCCGGGACCGGGCTCGGGTGCCGCGTGTTCGCGCGGCATCCGTCATGACTGCCGCCGACCCCGGGAGGACGCACGATGAACCGTCGCAGCACCTTCACCGACCAGTCGGTCACGTACGGCGCGATCGGCGCCACGCTCGACCCCGACCTGCTGCGCTACCCGCCTGCCGGGTTCCGCCCCGCCGAGGATGCGGTCAAGCTCGGCTCGGGTCGCGAGCGCTTCGACCGCGCGGCCGAGGAGCTCATGACCTGGGGCATCCAGAAGGGCGCCGGGTTCGAGGTGATCGACGTCTCGCCGGGCACCGGCGCACAGTACACGGGCATCGCCTACGGCCCGGATGGCGCGCCCCTCGCCGACCAGCCCACGCCGCGCGTCGAGCAGCGGTTCGGCCCCGACGGCACGCCGTACGTCAGCGCCGGCATGACGGCGACGCTCAAGCCGCGCGGGCGCCGGGGGTCGCGCGGGCGGATTTCCGTGCTCGTCGTCTACGTCGTCGACGATCCGGGCCGGGTCGGCTTCGCGTACGGCACGACCGGCGACGGACCTGAGAGCGGCGAAGAGTCGTTCATCCTCGAGCACCGCGACGACGACAGCGTCTGGCTCACCATCCGCTCGGCGTTCGAGCCGCGCGGCGGCATCCGCCGACTGTTCGCGGGCTCGGTGCGCCGTCGCCGACGCGAGCTCACCAAGCGCGAGCTGCGCGCGCTCCACCCCGCGTACGTCTGAGCATGGCCGGGCCGCTTCCCCTCGCCGACCCGGCGCCCGCCGACGGGCTGCTGCCGCGCGGCGCCCTCGACCAGGCGGGCCAACGCGCACTCGGCGTGTACGTGCACGTGCCGTTCTGCCGGGTCCGCTGCGGGTACTGCGACTTCAACACGTACACCGCGAGCGAGCTCCGCGGCGCCTCGCAGTCGGGCTACGCCGCCCAGGCGATCGGCGAGATCCGGTTCGCGCGCGGCGTGCTCGCGGCATCCGGAGCGCCCGACCGCCCCGCGCAGACGGTCTTCTTCGGCGGCGGGACCCCGACGCTGCTTCCCGCCGACGATCTCGTGCGCATGCTCGGCTCGATCCGCGAGGAGTTCGGGCTGGCGCCCGGGGCCGAGGTGACCACCGAGGCCAATCCCGACTCGGTCGACGCCGACGACCTGCGCCGCCTGTCGGACGGCGGGTTCACGCGCGTGTCGTTCGGCATGCAGTCGGCCGTGCCGCACGTGCTGGCCGCGCTCGACCGCACCCACGACCCCGCGCGGGTGCCGCTCGTCGTGCGGTGGGCGCGCGAGGCGGGGCTCGACGTCAGCCTCGACCTCATCTACGGCACGCCGGGGGAGTCGCTCGCCGACTGGCGCACGAGCCTCGAGGCCGTGATCGCCGAGGAGCCCGATCACGTCAGCGCCTACGCGCTCATCGTCGAGGACGGCACGAAGCTGGCCCGTCAGATCCGCCGCGGCGAGCTCGCGACGCCCGACGACGACCTCTCGGCCGACATGTACGAGCTCGCGGACGACCTGCTCGGCGCCGCGGGCTACGAGTGGTACGAGGTCTCGAACTGGGCGAGGGGCGACGCGCAGCGCTCGCGCCACAACCTCGGCTACTGGCGCGGCGACGACTGGTGGGGCGTCGGCCCGGGCGCGCACAGCCACGTCGGCGGGGTGCGCTGGTGGAACGCGAAGCACCCCGCGGCGTACGCCGATCGGATCGGCGCCGGCGTCTCCCCGGCGGTCGGCCGTGAGACGCTCGACGCGGCGACCCGCGAGACCGAGCGGGTGCTGCTGTCGACGCGCATCCGCGAGGGCATCGAGGTGTCCTCGCTGCACGCCGGTGGCCGCCGTGCCGTGGCCGGCCTCGTCGCCGACGGGCTCGTGGAAGCGCGAACCGCCCTCGCCGGTCGGCTGACGCTGACGCGACGAGGGCGGTTGCTGGCCGACGCCGTGGTGCGGCGCCTGCTCGAGGACTGATCCCTAGCTGACGAACTTGATCGCCACGGGGTACACGTAGTACTCGCCGTTGTTGGCCTTGATCGCGGCGATGATGCCGAACACGATCGCGGCGATCCATGCGGCGATGAGGATGAAGATGCCGACGATCACGAAGGTCAGGATCGTGCCGACCACGTACGCGATCAGCAGCGTGATCTGGAAGTTCAGCGCGGTCGCGGTGTGCGCCCGGATGAACGGCCCCTTGTCCTTCAGGATCAGGTAGCCGATCAGGGCCGGCAGGAAGCCGAAGAGGATGCCGCCGATGTGGATCAGCGTCGCCCAGAGCTTCTCGTCGGCGGGGCTGAGCGGCTGGCTCTGCTGGTACGCGCCGCCGCCGGGGGGCGGCGGGGGCGTGGGGCCGCCGGGAGGGGGCGGAGGCGGCGTGCTGCCGCCGGGCGGCGTGGGGGGCGTGGGAGGTGGTGCGTCGGACATGATGCTGGCTCCTTGGAAGGTCGCGCCCGGATCGCGGGTCGGTCCGACCATGCTGGCACAGCGCGACGCGCCGGTCGAGGGATCCCGGACCGGCGCGTCGCGACTCGCGGTGCGGACCTACTTGATGAGGCGGATGGCGAAGGGGTAGCGGTAGTGGCGTCCCTCCTTGGCCTGCATGAAGCCGAGGACGGAGAACACGATGACGGCGATCCACAGCGCGGTCGGCAGCAGCCAGCCGATGTAGCCCCAGATGCCGAGCGTCACGACCGTGAGGATCGCGTTCACGATGAAGATCGCGATATAGGCGAACACGGCGGTGATCTGGAAGTTCAGCGCCTCCTTGGCCTCGGTGTTCGTGAAGGCGCCGCGGTCCTTGAAGACGAGCCAGATGATCAGCGAGGGCAGGAATCCCAGGATGCCGCCGAGGTGCGCGAACGAGCCCCACTGGACGTCCTGCTCGTGCGAGAGCGGAGCGGCGGGAGCGGTCGCGGGCTGGGGCGCCGCGTTCGGATCGTGCGGGGGGACGTTGGGGTCGGTCATGTCAGCCTTTCGGGTTGGGGTTTCGCGCGTCGAGCGCACGGCGGAGGCGGGATCGGCGCGCGGGACGATGCACACGCTACTGCCGCGCCGATCCGGGCGGCAACGGTGCCATCCCTGAATCTCGCGATATGATTAGCAGTCACGTGAACCGAGTGCTAAACCTCGGTGCGCCGCCGTCACGCCGGTCGAGGGAAGCGAGGGCCATGGTCTCCGAACGCAGTCTCGCCGTGCTTCGCGCCATCGTGCAGGACTACGTCGCGTCGCGCGAGCCGGTCGGCTCCAAGACGATCGTCGAGCGCCACCACTTCGGCGTGTCCGCGGCGACCATCCGCAACGACATGGCGCTGCTCGAGGAGGAGGAGCTGATCGCGGCCCCCCACACCTCGTCGGGCCGCATCCCGACCGACAAGGGGTATCGCGTCTTCGTCGACCAGCTCGCCGACGTGCGGCCGCTCACCTCCGCGCAGCGGCACGCGATCGAGACCTTCCTCGGCGAGTCGAACGACCTCGACGAGCTGCTCGCGCGCACCGTGCGGCTCGTGTCGCAGCTCACGCGCCAGCTCGCGGTCGTGCAGTACCCCAGCTTCCAGCGGGCGCGCGTCCGGCACGTCGAGCTCGTCGCGCTCGCGCCCACGCGAGTGCTGTGCATCCTCATCTCCGACTCCGGCCAGGTCGAGCAGCGCCTGGCCGAGCTCGACCAGTCCGTCGACGAGGAGACGCTGCACCGGCTGCGGAACCGACTCAATGACGTCGCGGCCGGCCGCACCATGTCGGAGGCCGCGGCGGCGCTCTCCGCCGAGACGGCCAACGCCGACCGCGCGCACGCCGAGGTCCTCCACACGCTCGCGGCCACGCTCGCCGACCAGGCCAAGTTCACGCGCGGCGACCGGCTGGTCGTCGCGGGCGCCGCCAACCTGGTCCGCACCGAGCAGGACTTCGCGGGCAACATCCTCGGGGTCATCGAGGCCATCGAGGAGCAGGTCGTGATCCTCAAGCTGTTCGGCGAGATGGCCTCCGACGACGGCATCGCGGTCCGCATCGGCCGCGAGAACGCGGCCTACGGACTCGGCGAGACCTCGGTGGTGTCGAGCTCGTTCGAGATCCCCGGCCGCGACGTCTCCCGGCTCGGGATCGTCGGGCCCACCCGCATGGACTACTCGCAGAGCATGGCGGCCGTCCGCGCCGTCGCTCGCTACCTCTCCCGCACGCTCGGCGAGAGCTGAACCGCGACGGGGCCGCCCCGCGGCATCCGTCACCGGCAATCGAAAGGAACCCGCCTGCAGTGGCCGACCACTACGAGGTCCTCGGCGTCTCCCGCGACGCCACCCCCGACGAGATCAAGAAGGCCTACCGCCGTCTCGCGCGCGAACTGCACCCCGACGTCAACCCGGGCGCCGAGGCATCCGAGCGCTTCAAGCAGGTCACGCACGCCTACGACGTGCTCTCCGACCCCAAGCAGCGCCAGCAGTACGACCTCGGCGGCGGCCAGGGCGGCTTCAACGGCGCCGGCTTCGGCGGCTTCGGCGACATCTTCGAGACCTTCTTCGGCGCCGCGCAGACCAGTCGCGGGCCGAGGTCGCGTCGCGAGCGCGGCCAGGACGCGCTCATCCGGCTCGAGGTGACGCTCGACGAGGTCGTCTTCGGCACCCACCGCGAACTCGAGGTCGACACGGCCGTCACGTGCGAGACCTGCCACGGCTCGTGCTGCCGGCCGGGCACGTCGCCCGTGACGTGCGACATCTGCGGCGGCACCGGGCACATCCAGCGCGCGGTGCGCTCGCTGCTCGGCAACGTCATGACCTCGAGCCCGTGCGGCTCGTGCCGCGGCTACGGCACCATCATCGCGACGCCGTGCGTGACCTGCCAGGGCCAGGGCCGCGTGCGCGCGCGGCGCACCGTGCCCGTCGACGTGCCGGCCGGCGTCGACACCGGAGTGCGCCTGCAGATGCCGGGGTCGGGCGAGGCCGGCCCCGCCGGTGGCCCGAACGGCGATCTCTACCTCGAGGTCAAGGTCAAGAACCACGAGGTCTTCAGCCGCGACGGCGACGACCTGCTCTGCACGCTCGAGGTGCAGA from Agromyces aurantiacus includes these protein-coding regions:
- the lepA gene encoding translation elongation factor 4 translates to MSPRAATPPVPAATDPALIRNFCIIAHIDHGKSTLADRMLQITGVVADRDMRAQYLDRMDIERERGITIKSQAVRMPWEVGGTGYALNMIDTPGHVDFSYEVSRSLAACEGAILLVDAAQGIEAQTLANLYLALENDLEIIPVLNKIDLPAAEPEKYARELADLIGGSPDDVLRVSGKTGMGVEDLLDRVVERIPAPTGDADAPARAMIFDSVYDSYRGVVTYVRMVDGRLNPRERIQMMSTKATHEILEIGVSAPEPTPTKGLSVGEVGYLITGVKDVRQSKVGDTVTSAAKPAADALAGYTEPLPMVFSGLYPIDGSDYPELREALDKLKLSDAALVYEPETSVALGFGFRAGFLGLLHMEIVTERLRREFGLDIINTAPSVVYEVTTEDKKTVTVTNPSEFPTGGKIAEVREPVVRAAILAPKDYVGTIMELCQSRRGTLLGMEYLGEDRVEIRYNMPLGEIVFDFFDNLKSKTAGYASLDYEPAGDQAADLVKVDILLQGEQVDAFSAIVHRDKAYAYGVLMTGRLRELIPRQQFEVPIQAAIGARIIARESIRAMRKDVLAKCYGGDITRKRKLLEKQKEGKKRMKMVGRVEVPQEAFIAALSGETEKKDAKK
- the dnaJ gene encoding molecular chaperone DnaJ; amino-acid sequence: MADHYEVLGVSRDATPDEIKKAYRRLARELHPDVNPGAEASERFKQVTHAYDVLSDPKQRQQYDLGGGQGGFNGAGFGGFGDIFETFFGAAQTSRGPRSRRERGQDALIRLEVTLDEVVFGTHRELEVDTAVTCETCHGSCCRPGTSPVTCDICGGTGHIQRAVRSLLGNVMTSSPCGSCRGYGTIIATPCVTCQGQGRVRARRTVPVDVPAGVDTGVRLQMPGSGEAGPAGGPNGDLYLEVKVKNHEVFSRDGDDLLCTLEVQMTDAVLGTNATVAALDGDVDLELKPGVQSGEVLTVRDRGITHLRGGGRGDLKVAVHVITPTKLSHKERELVQQLAKARKAQPPQLGHFQQGLFARLRDRFLG
- the hemW gene encoding radical SAM family heme chaperone HemW, which gives rise to MAGPLPLADPAPADGLLPRGALDQAGQRALGVYVHVPFCRVRCGYCDFNTYTASELRGASQSGYAAQAIGEIRFARGVLAASGAPDRPAQTVFFGGGTPTLLPADDLVRMLGSIREEFGLAPGAEVTTEANPDSVDADDLRRLSDGGFTRVSFGMQSAVPHVLAALDRTHDPARVPLVVRWAREAGLDVSLDLIYGTPGESLADWRTSLEAVIAEEPDHVSAYALIVEDGTKLARQIRRGELATPDDDLSADMYELADDLLGAAGYEWYEVSNWARGDAQRSRHNLGYWRGDDWWGVGPGAHSHVGGVRWWNAKHPAAYADRIGAGVSPAVGRETLDAATRETERVLLSTRIREGIEVSSLHAGGRRAVAGLVADGLVEARTALAGRLTLTRRGRLLADAVVRRLLED
- the hrcA gene encoding heat-inducible transcriptional repressor HrcA, with translation MVSERSLAVLRAIVQDYVASREPVGSKTIVERHHFGVSAATIRNDMALLEEEELIAAPHTSSGRIPTDKGYRVFVDQLADVRPLTSAQRHAIETFLGESNDLDELLARTVRLVSQLTRQLAVVQYPSFQRARVRHVELVALAPTRVLCILISDSGQVEQRLAELDQSVDEETLHRLRNRLNDVAAGRTMSEAAAALSAETANADRAHAEVLHTLAATLADQAKFTRGDRLVVAGAANLVRTEQDFAGNILGVIEAIEEQVVILKLFGEMASDDGIAVRIGRENAAYGLGETSVVSSSFEIPGRDVSRLGIVGPTRMDYSQSMAAVRAVARYLSRTLGES
- a CDS encoding DUF7670 domain-containing protein; translated protein: MGGWRAGVAGWIARVLGILYVALLWWAWWQESQARREPRMGEDTAAGSWFEQWAVLTHLLPAIVLLVVLVLAWRWPVVGAIGFLAYAVITVVSWFPEWVYAGLVTGPPLVIGILFLVEALVQRRRTGTVQHAAS
- a CDS encoding DUF4870 domain-containing protein translates to MTDPNVPPHDPNAAPQPATAPAAPLSHEQDVQWGSFAHLGGILGFLPSLIIWLVFKDRGAFTNTEAKEALNFQITAVFAYIAIFIVNAILTVVTLGIWGYIGWLLPTALWIAVIVFSVLGFMQAKEGRHYRYPFAIRLIK
- a CDS encoding DUF4870 domain-containing protein, which translates into the protein MSDAPPPTPPTPPGGSTPPPPPPGGPTPPPPPGGGAYQQSQPLSPADEKLWATLIHIGGILFGFLPALIGYLILKDKGPFIRAHTATALNFQITLLIAYVVGTILTFVIVGIFILIAAWIAAIVFGIIAAIKANNGEYYVYPVAIKFVS
- a CDS encoding DUF1990 family protein, which produces MNRRSTFTDQSVTYGAIGATLDPDLLRYPPAGFRPAEDAVKLGSGRERFDRAAEELMTWGIQKGAGFEVIDVSPGTGAQYTGIAYGPDGAPLADQPTPRVEQRFGPDGTPYVSAGMTATLKPRGRRGSRGRISVLVVYVVDDPGRVGFAYGTTGDGPESGEESFILEHRDDDSVWLTIRSAFEPRGGIRRLFAGSVRRRRRELTKRELRALHPAYV